The Amycolatopsis umgeniensis DNA segment CCCTCCTTCCTATCTGGCCAGCAGTGAGCTGGCTTCCTGTGCCGCGGGGCCTTCGGCGGCGAGATGGGCCAAGTTCTCCGACAGCGCTTCGCCGCGGTGGGCCTTCGTCTGGGCGAAGAGACGACCTGCCCGATAAGACGAGCGTACGAGCGGTCCGGCCATCACACCAGCGAAACCCATCGCTTCGGCGGCCTTCGAATGCTCGACGAACTCTTCGGGCTTGACCCACCGGTCCACCGGATGGTGCCGCGGCGAGGGACGCAGGTACTGGGTGATCGTCAGGATTTCGCAGCCCGCGTCGACCAGGTCCTTCATCGCCGGAGCCACCTCCTCCGGCGTCTCGCCCATACCCAAGATCAGATTCGACTTCGTCACCAAACCGGCCTCACGAGCCCGCGTGATGACCTCAAGAGACCGCGCATACCGGAAACCCGGCCGGATCCGCTTGAAAATCCGCGGCACCGTCTCGACGTTGTGCGCCAAAACCTCCGGCCGCGAACCGAACACCTCGGCCAGCTGATCCGGATCCGCGTTGAAATCCGGGATCAGCAACTCGACACCGGTACCCGGGTTCAGCGCGTGGATCTGACGCACGGTCTCCGCGTACAGCCACGCACCGCCGTCCTCGAGATCGTCACGCGCCACACCGGTCACCGTCGAGTAACGCAGACCCATCGCCTGGACGCTTTCGGCGACCTTGCGGGGCTCGGTCGTGTCCAGCGCCTCCGGCTTGCCGGTGTCGATCTGGCAGAAGTCACACCGCCGCGTGCACTGATCCCCGCCGATCAGGAAGGTCGCCTCGCGGTCTTCCCAGCATTCGTAGATGTTGGGGCAACCGGCCTCCTCACACACGGTGTGGAGGCCTTCGCGCTTGACCAGGCCCTTGAGCTCGGTGAACTCGGGGCCCATCCGCGCGCGGGTCTTGATCCACGGCGGCTTCTTCTCGATCGGGGTCTGCGCGTTGCGGACTTCGAGCCGGAGAAGTTTGCGCCCCTCGGGGAGCGCGCTCATCGGTTGAGGTCCGCGTACAGCGGGTGCTTCTTCGCCAGCAGTTCGACACGGGCGGACAGCGACTGGCGCAGGGCCTCGTCGAAGTCCGGACGCAGGGCCTCGGCGATGATGTCGCCGACCTCGGCGAAGTCCTCGGCGCCGAAGCCGCGGGTCGCCAGCGCGGGCGTGCCGATCCGCAGGCCCGAGGTGATCATCGGCGGGCGCGGGTCGAACGGGACGGCGTTGCGGTTGACCGTGATGCCGACCGAGTGCAGCCGGTCTTCGGCCTGCTGACCGTCCAAAGTGGAGTTGACCAGGTCGACGAGCACCAGGTGCACGTCGGTGCCGCCGGTCAGCACGCGGACGCCCGCTTCGGCGCAGTCCGTGCGCGAGAGGCGGTCGGCCAGGATCTTCGCGCCCTCGAGCACCCGCTGCTGACGCTCGCGGAACTCTTCGCTCGCGGCGACCTTCAGCGCGACGGCCTTGGCGGCGATCACGTGCTCCAGCGGTCCGCCCTGCTGGCCGGGGAACACCGCCGAGTTGATCTTCTTGGCGAGTTCCTGACGGGACAGGATGATGCCGCCGCGCGGGCCGCCGAGGGTCTTGTGCGTGGTCGTGGTGACGATGTCGGCGTAGGGCACCGGGCTCGGGTGCAGCCCGGCCGCGACCAGACCGGCGAAGTGCGCCATGTCGACCATGACCTTCGCGCCGACCTCGTCGGCGATGCGGCGGAACTCGGCGAAGTCGAGCTGACGCGGGTACGCCGACCAGCCGGCGATGATCAGCTTCGGCTTGTGCTCCTTGGCGAGGCGCTCGATCTCCTCGACGTCGACGATCCCGGTCTCTTTGTCGACGTGGTACGCGACGACGTTGTAGAGCTTGCCCGAGAAGTTGATCTTCATTCCATGGGTCAGGTGACCGCCGTGGGCGAGGTCGAGACCGAGGATGGTGTCGCCGGGGTTGAGCACCGCGACCATGGCGGCGGCGTTGGCCTGCGCGCCCGAATGCGGCTGGACGTTGGCGTGCTCGGCGCCGAACAGGGCCTTCGCGCGGTCGATCGCCAGCTGCTCGATGACGTCGACGTGCTCGCAACCGCCGTAGTAGCGGCGGCCGGGGTAGCCCTCGGCGTACTTGTTGGTCAGCACCGAACCCTGCGCCTCGAGCACGCCCACCGGGGCGAAGTTCTCCGACGCGATCATTTCCAGGGTCGAC contains these protein-coding regions:
- the glyA gene encoding serine hydroxymethyltransferase, producing MFNAALSEVDPEVAAAVAAELDRQQSTLEMIASENFAPVGVLEAQGSVLTNKYAEGYPGRRYYGGCEHVDVIEQLAIDRAKALFGAEHANVQPHSGAQANAAAMVAVLNPGDTILGLDLAHGGHLTHGMKINFSGKLYNVVAYHVDKETGIVDVEEIERLAKEHKPKLIIAGWSAYPRQLDFAEFRRIADEVGAKVMVDMAHFAGLVAAGLHPSPVPYADIVTTTTHKTLGGPRGGIILSRQELAKKINSAVFPGQQGGPLEHVIAAKAVALKVAASEEFRERQQRVLEGAKILADRLSRTDCAEAGVRVLTGGTDVHLVLVDLVNSTLDGQQAEDRLHSVGITVNRNAVPFDPRPPMITSGLRIGTPALATRGFGAEDFAEVGDIIAEALRPDFDEALRQSLSARVELLAKKHPLYADLNR
- the lipA gene encoding lipoyl synthase; the protein is MSALPEGRKLLRLEVRNAQTPIEKKPPWIKTRARMGPEFTELKGLVKREGLHTVCEEAGCPNIYECWEDREATFLIGGDQCTRRCDFCQIDTGKPEALDTTEPRKVAESVQAMGLRYSTVTGVARDDLEDGGAWLYAETVRQIHALNPGTGVELLIPDFNADPDQLAEVFGSRPEVLAHNVETVPRIFKRIRPGFRYARSLEVITRAREAGLVTKSNLILGMGETPEEVAPAMKDLVDAGCEILTITQYLRPSPRHHPVDRWVKPEEFVEHSKAAEAMGFAGVMAGPLVRSSYRAGRLFAQTKAHRGEALSENLAHLAAEGPAAQEASSLLAR